The genomic window TAAGAGAAAGACGAAGAGTAAGATTTGGAATTGGATTACGAGAAGGAGGAGGAGTAAGAGTAGGATTCAGCTTGGCGCGTCACGTTTTTCGTATTCGCGGGTGGAGTTTCTCTTGATCAAGCCCATGAGCATCCGAACGATTCTTTGCAGGTTTTCCTTTCCGGGGCGAATCTGATCAGAATTCAGCTTTGCTTCGGCCACCAAAACGTCCAGACCGGCCGCACATTCGAGCGCCGAGCCGTGGGCGATATCGAAGAACCGGCAGCGATCCTTCGGCGAGTATTTGCCATTTCCCTCGGCGATATTCAGCGAGATCGAAGTCGACGCCCGATCCTATTGATCTTTGACCTCGCCAATTCGCACCGTTCCTTCCAAGAGCGCCGAGAGCCAAGCAATGAATGCGATCGACTCTCGATAAACCTCCAGCTTCTCATGATCGAACCAGAAGTCTTGGGAAGCGTCCATAAAATCCTACTCTTAATTCTTTCCCTTGCTCCTAATGATACCGCACCGAGTTTTCTGTAAAAGTGTTCATGTGCGTGGTGGCGGGTTGGCTTGATTTCAAAAAGTTACATAACGCTTGGTGGTCTCCCATTCTTCGCTGATCTCGATCAACACGCCGGTCACCAATCGTAGCAGCGACGCTTCGTTCGGGAAGAGTGTGGCAACGCGGGTGCGGCGCTTGAGTTCAGCGGTTCAATCGCTCCAGCACATTGGTCGTTCGCAGGCGGCGACGATGCGACGGCGGCAAGGCGAACACGGCCAAACCCTCGGGCACGTTTGCTTCCATCCAACTGGCCAACTTCGGCGCCGTCGCTTGATATTTGCGAACCACGCGCGCCAGTTGCTCCTCGGCGGCTCGCTGATCGGGCGCGTCGAACACGCTGCCAATGTCGTCCATCACGGCGTGTTTCATGTCCTGTTGTGGCACGTGCGCCAAGGCGTTGTGCAGCAAATGAAACTGACACCGCTGCCAGGCCACGCCGTGGAAGCACGCCCGCCGCGCTTCCTGCAAGCCCGCGTGTGCGTCGCTCGAGATCAGCTCAACGCCATGCAGACCGCGCTCCAACAGCGACTTGAAGAACTCCCGCCAGTGCACTTCGGCCTCGGAGAGCGAGACGCTCACCCCCAGTACGCTGCGGCGCCCCTCGGGATCGACGCCGATCGCGATCAACACGGCACAATCGACGACTCGGCCCCCGTGCCGAACCTTCTCGTACCGGGCGTCGAGAATTAGATATTTGACGGCGCCCAAGGACCTCGTCCGCCATTGCTCGAACTCCTCATCCAGCAGGGCCGTGGCCCGGCTGACGTCGCTGGAGGAG from Pirellulales bacterium includes these protein-coding regions:
- a CDS encoding IS256 family transposase, producing the protein ALGVGPYERSEERHGQANGFKPKTVKTRIGALQLAVPQVRGAKFYPQALERGTRSERALRLALAEMYVQGVSTSKVTKITEELCGCEISSSDVSRATALLDEEFEQWRTRSLGAVKYLILDARYEKVRHGGRVVDCAVLIAIGVDPEGRRSVLGVSVSLSEAEVHWREFFKSLLERGLHGVELISSDAHAGLQEARRACFHGVAWQRCQFHLLHNALAHVPQQDMKHAVMDDIGSVFDAPDQRAAEEQLARVVRKYQATAPKLASWMEANVPEGLAVFALPPSHRRRLRTTNVLERLNR